Proteins co-encoded in one Saprospira grandis genomic window:
- a CDS encoding efflux RND transporter permease subunit: MKRYEPRKKKLYRSFGPSNFAVDNAISMFLLTGIIFLFGAQSYLTMPKEAFPEIVIPTIYVGTTYSGNSAEDMEKLVTIPLEKEIGSITGIKKLEATSIQDFSNIIVEFNTNVEVEKALREVKDAVDKAKNDADFPQDLTAGPDVFEINFSEFPILTVNISGRYTEDELRQYGEYLQDEIEKLSEISEVKLKGTSDKEVKIDVDWFKMQSRKLSFNDIANAINMENLTLSAGDFKSEGFNRSVRVVGEFKSVREIENIIIRSEFQNPVFLKDIASVQMGFEDPTSIARSDQLQVVSLDVIKRSGENLLDASDKIKELVEKAQAKRFPSDLKVQIFNDQSVDTRNQVSNLQNSIISGIILVVLVLLFFLGLRNALFVGLAIPMSMFLGILILNLMGVTLNMIVLFSLILALGMLVDNSIVVVENVFRYVQEGYSLKDASKNAAGEVAMPIISSTATTLAAFFPLLFWPGLMGEFMGYLPLTLIIVLISSLFVALVLTPVFTAALMTKEKTPEEIQAQKGKKLINNLIWIGVLATIAVGGWITGTDWVRNLFGIVTILTAMNVFLFAPGAVFFQDKFLPVLENIYDKFIGFALKGIMPYLMFLGVIGLLFLSVVLMGVFPPKVEFFPAAEPKYVNVFVDLPIGSSIEATNELMQELEAKVEAVVRPYDEKGVIEAVLSQIGENTSDPSGPPEPGATPNKARLTVSFVPADERQGVSTSQIMEEIRQSVQGYAGVEIVVDRNQEGPPTGKPINLEISGDDVEMRELSAVANTVLNKLRNANVPGVEELKMNVNANVQQDLIEIDREAARRYGLSTYDIAMTIRTALYGREVSKFKEGEDEYPIMLRFSEEYRQSQEALMNQNVTFRNMDAGGQIVQIPISSVAKKVPSTTYNAVKRKDEKRTITIYSNVLEGFNANEVVQQLQFIMEDYEMPEGYSFKFTGEQEEQAAAMEFLGTAFTIAILAIFLILVSQFNSLSKPFIIILSVFFSTIGVLLGYILTGMDLVIIMTGIGIISLAGVVVNNAIVLIDYTDFLQKRRKEETGQDQLSDDEVKQSIIEGGKTRLRPVLLTAITTVLGLIPLAVGFNFDFYGLITELNPNIYWGGDNAAFWGAMSWTVVYGLIFATFLTLVIVPVMYWLMYKMNRFFAGLFGRNKAA, from the coding sequence CTGTAGATAATGCCATTAGTATGTTTTTGCTAACGGGAATTATCTTCCTTTTTGGAGCGCAATCTTATTTGACCATGCCCAAAGAGGCCTTTCCAGAAATTGTGATTCCTACTATTTATGTGGGAACGACCTACTCGGGAAACTCGGCCGAGGATATGGAAAAACTGGTGACCATTCCGCTAGAAAAAGAGATTGGGTCCATTACGGGAATTAAAAAATTAGAGGCCACTTCTATTCAGGACTTCTCGAATATCATTGTAGAATTTAATACCAATGTAGAAGTAGAAAAGGCCCTGCGGGAGGTAAAAGATGCCGTAGACAAGGCCAAAAACGACGCAGATTTTCCGCAGGATTTAACGGCGGGTCCCGATGTTTTTGAAATCAACTTCTCTGAATTTCCCATCCTGACGGTCAATATCTCGGGCCGTTATACCGAGGACGAGCTCCGCCAATATGGCGAGTATTTGCAGGATGAAATTGAGAAACTGTCCGAAATTTCGGAAGTAAAGCTCAAGGGAACCTCAGATAAGGAGGTGAAAATTGATGTGGATTGGTTTAAGATGCAAAGCCGCAAATTGAGCTTTAATGATATTGCCAATGCGATTAACATGGAAAACCTGACGCTCTCTGCTGGAGACTTTAAGTCGGAGGGTTTTAACCGCTCGGTACGGGTAGTGGGTGAGTTTAAGAGTGTTCGGGAGATTGAGAATATCATCATCCGCTCGGAGTTTCAAAACCCGGTTTTCCTCAAGGATATTGCTAGCGTACAAATGGGTTTTGAGGATCCTACCTCTATTGCTCGTAGCGACCAATTGCAGGTTGTTTCTTTGGATGTGATTAAGCGTTCTGGAGAAAACCTATTGGATGCTTCGGATAAGATTAAGGAGTTGGTGGAAAAGGCGCAGGCCAAACGTTTCCCTTCTGATTTGAAGGTCCAAATCTTTAATGACCAGTCTGTAGATACCCGCAACCAGGTGTCTAACCTACAAAACAGTATCATTTCAGGGATCATCCTCGTTGTTTTGGTCCTTTTGTTTTTCCTTGGTTTGCGCAATGCCTTATTTGTGGGCTTGGCGATTCCCATGTCGATGTTCCTCGGGATTTTAATCCTGAACCTCATGGGCGTTACCCTCAATATGATTGTACTCTTCTCGCTCATTTTGGCCCTAGGGATGTTGGTAGACAACTCTATTGTGGTGGTCGAAAACGTCTTCCGATATGTGCAAGAGGGCTATAGTCTAAAAGATGCCTCTAAGAATGCAGCGGGCGAGGTGGCCATGCCGATCATCTCTTCTACGGCAACTACTTTGGCGGCTTTCTTTCCGCTTTTGTTCTGGCCCGGCCTAATGGGTGAATTTATGGGCTATTTGCCCCTCACCTTGATTATCGTTCTGATTTCTTCGCTCTTTGTGGCCTTGGTGCTTACGCCTGTATTTACGGCGGCCTTGATGACCAAAGAAAAAACACCAGAAGAGATTCAGGCGCAGAAAGGGAAAAAGCTCATCAACAACTTAATTTGGATTGGCGTTTTGGCCACTATTGCTGTAGGCGGCTGGATTACGGGCACCGATTGGGTCCGAAACCTCTTTGGTATCGTCACCATCTTGACGGCCATGAATGTCTTTTTGTTTGCTCCTGGCGCCGTCTTTTTCCAAGATAAGTTTCTCCCTGTACTAGAGAATATCTACGATAAATTTATTGGTTTTGCCCTAAAAGGGATCATGCCTTACCTTATGTTTTTGGGTGTTATTGGCTTGCTCTTCCTTTCTGTGGTTCTAATGGGGGTTTTCCCGCCCAAAGTAGAGTTCTTCCCTGCGGCAGAACCCAAATACGTCAATGTCTTTGTCGATCTTCCTATTGGAAGTAGCATTGAGGCGACCAATGAATTGATGCAGGAACTAGAAGCCAAGGTAGAGGCCGTTGTTCGTCCCTATGATGAAAAGGGCGTTATTGAGGCGGTACTTTCTCAAATTGGAGAAAATACCTCGGATCCTTCTGGTCCCCCCGAACCTGGCGCCACGCCCAACAAGGCCCGTCTAACGGTTTCTTTTGTGCCTGCCGATGAGCGCCAAGGGGTATCGACTAGCCAAATTATGGAAGAAATCCGCCAATCGGTCCAAGGGTATGCTGGAGTAGAAATTGTGGTAGACCGCAACCAAGAGGGACCCCCCACGGGTAAGCCCATCAACCTAGAGATTTCTGGGGATGATGTAGAAATGAGAGAGCTTTCGGCAGTGGCCAATACGGTCCTCAATAAGCTGCGCAATGCCAATGTACCCGGGGTAGAGGAGCTCAAGATGAACGTCAATGCCAATGTGCAGCAAGACCTCATCGAGATTGACCGAGAAGCGGCTCGCCGATATGGCCTATCTACTTATGATATTGCTATGACGATCCGTACGGCCCTTTATGGCCGGGAGGTTTCTAAGTTTAAGGAGGGAGAAGATGAATATCCCATTATGCTCCGCTTTAGCGAGGAGTACCGCCAAAGCCAAGAGGCCCTAATGAACCAAAATGTGACCTTCCGAAATATGGATGCGGGGGGGCAAATTGTGCAGATTCCCATTTCTTCGGTGGCCAAGAAGGTGCCCAGCACTACCTATAATGCCGTTAAGCGAAAGGATGAGAAACGAACCATCACCATTTATTCTAATGTGCTAGAGGGCTTTAATGCCAATGAGGTGGTGCAGCAGTTGCAGTTCATTATGGAGGACTATGAAATGCCCGAGGGCTACAGCTTTAAGTTTACTGGAGAACAGGAGGAGCAAGCCGCCGCTATGGAGTTTTTGGGTACGGCCTTTACCATTGCGATCTTGGCCATCTTCCTCATCCTCGTTTCGCAGTTCAACTCGCTCAGCAAGCCCTTTATCATTATCCTTTCGGTTTTCTTTAGTACCATTGGGGTGCTCTTGGGATACATCCTTACGGGCATGGACCTAGTGATCATTATGACAGGTATCGGTATTATCTCTTTGGCTGGGGTGGTCGTAAATAACGCCATTGTACTTATTGATTATACAGACTTCCTGCAGAAGAGGCGGAAGGAGGAAACGGGCCAAGACCAACTCTCTGATGATGAGGTCAAGCAGTCGATTATCGAGGGCGGAAAAACCCGTCTACGTCCCGTACTCCTCACGGCGATTACTACGGTTTTGGGCCTCATTCCCCTAGCCGTTGGCTTCAACTTTGATTTCTATGGCCTAATTACAGAGCTCAACCCCAATATTTACTGGGGAGGCGATAATGCCGCTTTCTGGGGCGCTATGTCTTGGACGGTGGTCTATGGCCTTATCTTCGCCACTTTCCTTACCCTAGTCATTGTCCCCGTGATGTATTGGCTAATGTATAAGATGAACCGCTTTTTTGCTGGTCTATTTGGCCGCAATAAGGCCGCATAA
- a CDS encoding putative LPS assembly protein LptD, which translates to MQALIKSLLFSAVILLLLGQSACRYPYYTPQAKKARKALRAEKKARKAAAAQLPKSDTTIAASDEGIDQLPSRDPKARGGQKKETDQLVDAPALDSLPPSDTSQMALAAIDSSGTDSLLLNQVDSLPPIVFNPDSLDSPVQYDAKDSTIYDLMNQKIYLYGSAEINYGRYQLKAGYIEVDFLTSIATAQGFPDSTEPSGIREMPYFSDGNQKFEAKKIMYNFKTKKGKVFDTSTEQGDGYFLSKATKFISKSGDSTASSDVLYAGGCTYTTCDHKHPHFGLRSSRAKVIPGKLIVVGPSFIEIMGSPTPLALPFGFFPITSSRKSGLILSTNIDFSPNWGAGIREIGYYQVISDQMDLKLTGDFYTRGTFRVNLESNYKMRYKASGALRISYARTVEDEPGTPDYSLLKDFNISWTHQQDAKAHPSQSFAASVNLGTSDYFRNTEPSANLTLQSTLQSSISYNKRFLGTPFSLAIAARHSQNTNSNTMNITAPQTTLTMNQIYPFQRKIQLGKQRWYERIGFSYSATANNSFQIADSLLFSADGLADAMEEAKYSVVHSPRVNLSLKLFKYINVQPNISYQESWYFYSNEQSFDPTLVISADTTFDEDDPTIISNIDADTTFGTLNTFRDYGFNAVRNFSAGVNMSTQLFATGTYNIGRLEKVRAVIRPNVGLSWRPDYQSDFWGYYGEVQTDTRYPDRLTTYRRFDAVPTGGEQALLTYSLNSRIEGKFKPSRRDTSQQKSNKFPILNNLNVSGNYNFAADSLRWSTINLNANTTLFKMVNATFSMVFDPYIADQNTNTRLNTLEWTKNGRLARFTSGALALSTQINPNSLKQLFSDPYKSKTKKEEEAKSFDILQQLSLNYNLRFNRSYIEGVDSLQFTANELSMSGAFRLSKNWDIRIYRMGYDFDKKRITYPDFGFSRSLHCWEMGMRWQPEQRTWNFFVQVRPGSLGFLKLPVNKTRFDDY; encoded by the coding sequence ATGCAAGCATTGATAAAAAGTCTCCTTTTTTCTGCCGTCATTTTGCTCCTTTTGGGGCAGTCGGCCTGCCGATACCCCTATTATACGCCCCAGGCCAAAAAGGCCCGCAAAGCCCTTCGAGCAGAAAAAAAGGCCCGCAAAGCGGCTGCGGCCCAACTGCCAAAAAGCGATACGACAATAGCGGCTAGCGATGAAGGGATTGATCAACTGCCCAGCAGAGACCCCAAGGCTAGAGGAGGCCAAAAAAAGGAAACTGATCAGCTCGTCGATGCCCCCGCTCTAGATAGTTTGCCGCCTAGCGATACGAGCCAAATGGCCCTTGCGGCCATAGATAGCAGCGGGACCGACAGCTTGCTCTTGAATCAGGTCGATAGTCTGCCGCCCATTGTCTTTAATCCAGATTCTCTAGATTCTCCTGTGCAATACGATGCCAAGGACTCGACTATTTATGACCTCATGAACCAGAAGATTTACCTCTATGGCTCGGCAGAGATCAACTATGGCCGCTATCAGCTCAAGGCGGGCTATATTGAGGTCGATTTTTTGACCTCAATTGCTACGGCCCAGGGTTTTCCGGATAGTACAGAGCCCTCTGGGATTCGAGAAATGCCCTACTTTTCGGATGGCAACCAAAAGTTTGAGGCCAAGAAAATCATGTATAACTTTAAGACCAAAAAAGGGAAAGTCTTTGATACCAGCACCGAGCAAGGCGACGGTTATTTTCTGTCAAAAGCCACTAAATTCATTAGCAAATCGGGAGATAGTACGGCCAGTAGTGACGTTTTATATGCGGGAGGCTGCACCTACACCACCTGCGACCACAAGCATCCGCATTTTGGCCTGAGAAGTAGTCGGGCCAAGGTGATTCCGGGTAAATTGATTGTGGTGGGCCCTTCCTTTATTGAAATTATGGGGAGTCCGACCCCTTTAGCCCTGCCCTTTGGCTTTTTTCCGATTACCAGCAGCCGAAAATCGGGCTTGATCTTGAGCACAAACATTGATTTTTCGCCAAACTGGGGCGCGGGGATTCGAGAAATTGGCTACTATCAGGTGATTAGTGACCAAATGGACCTCAAACTAACGGGGGACTTTTATACTCGGGGGACCTTTAGAGTAAATTTGGAATCCAATTATAAAATGCGTTATAAGGCCTCTGGAGCTTTGCGCATTAGCTATGCGCGGACCGTAGAGGACGAGCCAGGCACGCCAGATTATAGCTTGCTCAAAGACTTTAACATTAGCTGGACCCATCAGCAGGATGCCAAGGCCCACCCCAGCCAAAGCTTTGCGGCCAGTGTCAACTTAGGAACCTCGGATTACTTTAGAAACACCGAGCCCTCGGCCAATTTGACCTTACAATCTACCTTACAATCGAGTATTTCCTATAACAAACGCTTTTTGGGAACCCCTTTTTCTTTGGCCATTGCTGCCCGTCACTCGCAGAACACCAACAGCAATACCATGAACATTACGGCTCCGCAAACCACCTTGACCATGAACCAAATCTACCCATTTCAGCGGAAGATTCAGTTAGGTAAACAGCGTTGGTACGAGCGGATCGGCTTTTCTTATTCGGCCACGGCCAACAACAGCTTTCAGATTGCGGATAGCTTGCTTTTTTCTGCAGATGGTTTGGCGGATGCTATGGAAGAGGCCAAATATTCGGTGGTGCATTCGCCCAGAGTCAATTTATCGCTCAAATTATTTAAATACATCAATGTACAGCCCAATATTTCTTATCAGGAGAGCTGGTACTTCTACTCCAATGAGCAAAGTTTTGACCCCACTTTAGTCATCTCTGCCGATACCACCTTTGATGAGGACGACCCGACAATCATCTCGAATATTGATGCGGATACTACCTTTGGGACCTTAAACACATTTAGAGACTATGGTTTTAATGCGGTACGGAACTTTAGTGCGGGGGTAAACATGAGTACGCAGCTTTTTGCCACGGGGACCTATAATATTGGTCGTTTAGAAAAAGTGCGGGCGGTTATTCGCCCCAATGTTGGCTTAAGTTGGCGGCCCGACTACCAAAGTGATTTTTGGGGCTACTATGGCGAGGTACAAACCGATACGCGTTATCCGGATCGCTTGACGACCTACCGTCGTTTTGATGCTGTGCCTACGGGTGGGGAGCAGGCCCTATTGACCTATAGTTTGAATAGTCGGATAGAGGGAAAGTTCAAGCCATCTCGTCGAGACACCAGCCAACAGAAGAGCAACAAATTTCCGATCTTGAACAACCTGAATGTATCGGGGAACTACAACTTTGCGGCGGACAGTCTGCGTTGGTCCACCATCAACTTGAACGCCAACACCACCTTATTTAAGATGGTCAATGCTACCTTTTCCATGGTTTTTGATCCCTACATTGCCGATCAGAATACGAATACGCGTCTAAACACCTTAGAGTGGACCAAAAACGGTCGTTTGGCTCGTTTCACTTCTGGGGCCTTGGCCTTGAGTACGCAAATCAACCCCAACTCCCTCAAGCAATTATTTTCGGATCCGTATAAATCGAAGACAAAGAAAGAAGAAGAGGCCAAATCCTTTGACATTCTTCAGCAATTGAGTTTGAACTACAACCTCAGATTTAATCGGTCTTATATAGAGGGGGTAGATAGTTTGCAATTTACGGCCAACGAGCTATCTATGTCGGGAGCTTTTCGCTTATCTAAAAACTGGGACATTCGGATTTACAGAATGGGCTATGATTTTGACAAAAAGCGGATTACTTATCCGGACTTTGGGTTTAGTCGATCCTTGCATTGTTGGGAAATGGGCATGCGTTGGCAGCCGGAGCAGCGGACCTGGAACTTCTTTGTGCAGGTGCGTCCGGGTTCATTGGGCTTCCTTAAATTGCCGGTGAACAAAACTCGTTTTGATGACTACTAA
- the meaB gene encoding methylmalonyl Co-A mutase-associated GTPase MeaB: protein MENNKDKKSALHIAKGITETPSFKKKQLARFKRRKPSVEELLQGILAQDRLLLSQAITLVESQKATDRIKADQLIEACLQQQKSSLRLGITGSPGVGKSTFIESFGQMLIQKGFRPAILAIDPSSQRTGGSILGDKTRMQTLSSHPQAFVRPSPAGDALGGVARKTREAIFLCETAGFSPIIIETVGVGQSELAVHSMVDFFMLLLLPNAGDELQGIKRGVVEMADLLLVNKADGEALQAAKRTKQQYRNALHLFPAQKSGWTPKVSLASGLHAEGLEAIWEQIQDYCQLTQNNNYWPQRRAEQAEYWMRQSIEQELLRHFYEHPKVQSQWPGWQTAVRNGQSSSFRAARELLKLVQKED from the coding sequence ATGGAAAATAATAAAGATAAAAAATCAGCCCTGCATATCGCCAAAGGGATAACGGAAACCCCAAGCTTCAAGAAAAAGCAATTGGCCCGCTTCAAAAGACGAAAGCCCTCTGTAGAGGAATTACTGCAGGGAATTTTGGCCCAAGACCGCCTTTTGCTTAGCCAAGCCATTACCCTAGTCGAAAGCCAAAAAGCCACAGACCGCATTAAGGCCGACCAACTGATTGAGGCCTGCCTCCAACAACAGAAGTCGAGCCTCCGCCTGGGCATTACAGGCTCTCCCGGCGTGGGCAAAAGTACGTTTATCGAATCCTTTGGCCAAATGCTGATCCAAAAAGGTTTTCGCCCAGCCATTTTAGCGATCGACCCTAGTAGCCAACGCACTGGCGGCAGTATCCTCGGCGATAAGACCCGAATGCAAACTTTATCTAGCCACCCCCAAGCTTTTGTGCGCCCCTCTCCCGCTGGCGATGCCCTAGGCGGCGTGGCCCGAAAAACCCGAGAAGCTATCTTTTTATGCGAAACGGCTGGCTTTTCTCCCATTATTATAGAAACCGTAGGGGTGGGCCAATCAGAACTAGCGGTGCACTCTATGGTCGATTTCTTTATGCTTTTACTGCTGCCCAATGCTGGCGACGAACTACAGGGCATCAAAAGAGGGGTGGTCGAAATGGCAGACCTCCTACTGGTCAATAAGGCCGATGGCGAAGCCCTGCAAGCCGCCAAAAGAACAAAGCAACAATACCGCAATGCGCTCCACCTCTTCCCGGCCCAAAAATCGGGCTGGACGCCCAAGGTCAGTCTAGCCTCTGGCCTACATGCCGAGGGATTAGAAGCGATCTGGGAGCAAATTCAAGACTATTGCCAACTTACCCAAAATAATAATTACTGGCCCCAAAGAAGAGCCGAACAAGCCGAATACTGGATGCGCCAAAGTATCGAGCAGGAGCTGCTCCGCCACTTCTATGAACACCCCAAGGTCCAAAGCCAATGGCCCGGCTGGCAAACTGCCGTCCGCAATGGACAAAGCTCTTCCTTTCGCGCCGCTAGAGAACTCCTCAAATTGGTCCAAAAAGAAGATTAA
- the ruvA gene encoding Holliday junction branch migration protein RuvA gives MIAYLHGKLVYKSPTELIMDVAGVGYRLHISLQTYQAVQALDEAKLLTHHLVKEDQEALYGFATAEELQLFEQLISVSGVGANTARVLLSAMSAKEIRGAIIAENVAVLKSAKGIGPKSAKRIILELKDKLLKESGAVSEAIAASIQGQTVGENPIRSEALDALLALGFNKIKAQKVLNKILKTEPEMQDVGQLIKLALAQMT, from the coding sequence ATGATTGCCTACTTGCATGGTAAGCTCGTATATAAGAGCCCTACAGAATTGATTATGGATGTTGCTGGCGTGGGATATCGTCTTCACATCAGTTTGCAGACCTATCAGGCGGTGCAGGCCTTAGATGAGGCCAAGCTGCTCACGCATCATTTGGTAAAAGAAGATCAGGAGGCCTTATATGGCTTTGCTACAGCGGAGGAGCTGCAACTATTTGAGCAGTTGATTTCGGTATCTGGAGTGGGGGCCAATACGGCTCGGGTCTTATTATCGGCTATGTCGGCCAAAGAAATTCGGGGGGCAATTATTGCTGAAAACGTGGCGGTTTTAAAGTCGGCCAAGGGAATTGGACCAAAATCGGCCAAGCGGATCATTTTGGAGCTCAAAGACAAATTGCTCAAAGAAAGCGGCGCGGTGAGCGAGGCCATTGCGGCTTCTATTCAGGGCCAAACGGTGGGGGAGAACCCTATTCGTTCGGAGGCATTGGATGCGCTTTTGGCCTTGGGCTTTAATAAAATAAAGGCACAAAAAGTGCTGAACAAAATTCTCAAAACGGAGCCAGAGATGCAAGATGTGGGGCAACTCATCAAGTTAGCCTTGGCTCAAATGACTTAA
- the odhB gene encoding 2-oxoglutarate dehydrogenase complex dihydrolipoyllysine-residue succinyltransferase: MSIIELKVPVIGESVTEVTLSAWLKEDGAYVEQDEAICEFESDKATVEAPAEKAGKLIWVAAEDDDIPIGGVYAKIDTSVSGGSSESTPEVKEEAPAQEEKTEEAAPQEDSYAAGHPSPAARKLMDENGLTAADIQGTGKDGRITKEDVLKAIANKQAASQKEAAPKKEEPKTVAAPPVSGAANFSREKRQEKMSRMRRTIASRLVYAKNETAMLTTFNEVDLTNIMKLRKTYQEDFVKKYGIKLGFMSLFAKACAKVLMEMPDVNAQLTEDGKNLIYHDYADISIAISTPTGLVVPPVHNVESLSFSDIEWKIKELAGKARSGKLTLDEMSGGTFTITNGGVFGSMMSTPIINPPQSAILGMHTIQQRPMAVDGEVKIRPMMYLALSYDHRVIDGSTSVTFLVKVKELLEDPTRLLLDL; this comes from the coding sequence ATGAGTATTATTGAACTAAAAGTACCCGTAATTGGGGAATCAGTTACAGAGGTGACGCTATCGGCCTGGCTCAAGGAAGATGGCGCCTATGTAGAACAAGATGAGGCCATCTGCGAATTTGAATCAGATAAGGCCACCGTAGAAGCTCCTGCCGAAAAAGCAGGTAAACTTATTTGGGTTGCTGCCGAGGATGATGATATTCCAATCGGTGGCGTTTATGCCAAAATTGATACGAGCGTTTCTGGCGGCAGCAGCGAATCTACTCCTGAAGTAAAGGAGGAAGCTCCCGCTCAAGAAGAAAAAACAGAGGAGGCCGCTCCTCAAGAGGATAGCTATGCGGCTGGACATCCTTCTCCCGCTGCTCGCAAACTCATGGATGAAAATGGCCTTACTGCCGCCGATATCCAAGGCACCGGCAAAGATGGTCGTATCACCAAAGAAGATGTACTCAAGGCGATAGCCAACAAGCAGGCCGCGTCCCAAAAAGAGGCCGCTCCCAAAAAAGAAGAGCCCAAAACGGTGGCCGCTCCTCCTGTTAGTGGAGCCGCTAACTTTAGCCGCGAAAAACGCCAAGAGAAGATGTCGCGCATGCGCCGTACCATCGCTTCTCGCTTGGTCTATGCCAAAAATGAAACGGCCATGCTCACTACCTTCAATGAGGTAGACTTGACCAATATCATGAAGTTGCGCAAAACTTACCAAGAGGATTTTGTGAAGAAATATGGCATCAAACTCGGCTTTATGTCGCTCTTTGCCAAGGCTTGCGCTAAGGTCCTTATGGAAATGCCTGATGTGAACGCTCAGCTCACAGAAGATGGCAAAAACCTCATTTATCACGATTATGCCGATATTTCTATCGCCATTTCTACGCCCACTGGCCTAGTGGTGCCTCCCGTTCACAATGTGGAGTCGCTCAGTTTTTCTGATATCGAGTGGAAGATCAAGGAGCTAGCTGGCAAGGCCCGCAGCGGTAAATTGACTTTGGATGAAATGAGCGGCGGAACCTTTACCATTACCAATGGTGGCGTTTTTGGCTCGATGATGAGTACGCCCATTATCAACCCCCCACAATCGGCTATTTTGGGTATGCACACCATCCAGCAGCGCCCCATGGCCGTAGACGGCGAGGTCAAAATCCGTCCCATGATGTATTTGGCCCTTTCTTATGACCACCGCGTGATCGACGGTAGCACTTCGGTGACCTTCCTCGTGAAAGTTAAAGAATTGCTCGAAGATCCTACTCGCTTGTTGCTCGATCTCTAG